One Stenotrophomonas maltophilia R551-3 genomic window, TTGTGTTGCCGAGCCTGCGGCCTCCTTTGCCGGCTGGCGAATGGCTGCAGGGGCTCGATGGCCTGCTGTTGACCGGCGCGGTCAGCAACATCGAACCGCAGCACTATGAGGGCGGCCGCAGCTGGCCAGGCAATCCGCACGACCCGGCGCGCGATGCCAATGCCTTTGCGTTGCTGCACGAGGCGCTGGCGCTGGATCTGCCAGTGCTGGCGATCTGCCGCGGCTTCCAGGAAGTGAATGTCGCGCTCGGTGGCAGCCTGCATCCGCAGGTGCATGCGGTGCCGGGCCTGGCCGACCACCGCGAAGACCCGCAGGCGCCGGTGGAGGTGCAGTACGGGCCGGCCCATGCAGTCACCCTGGCCGCCGATGGCTGGCTGGCCACGTGGCAGGGCAGCGATCGCGAGCAGGTCAATTCGGTGCACGGGCAGGGCATCGCCCGCCTCGCCGAAGGCCTGCAGGTCGAGGCCTGGGCCGACGATGGCCTGATCGAGGCCGCACGCAGTCCGCACCATCGTTTCGTGCTCGGCGTACAGTGGCACCCGGAGTGGCGTGTCATGCAGGCGCCGTTCTATCACGCTATTTTCCGTGCGTTCGGCCAAGCTTGCCGGCAGCACCAACAGAACCGACTGGATTCCCGATGAGTTCCCGAACGCGCCCGCGCAAGACGGCTACGCCCCCCGCACCGCAGGAAAGCAGTCTGCTGCGCTGGCTGAAGGAGCGGCGCATCACCGAGGTCGAATGCCTGGTGCCGGACATCACCGGCAACGCGCGCGGCAAGATCATTCCCGCCGACAAGTTCTCTCATGATTACGGCACGCGCTTGCCGGAAGGCATTTTCGCGACCACCGTAACCGGCGAGTTCCCGGACGATTACTACGACCTGACCTCGCCTTCGGATTCGGACATGATCCTGCGTCCGGACCCGGATACCGTGCGCATGGTGCCGTGGGCCACCGATCCGACCGCGCAGGTCATCCACGATTGCTACACCAAGACCGGCGAGCCGCACGAGCTGGCGCCGCGCAACGTGCTGCGACGCGTGTTGGACGCTTACACGGAGCTGGGCCTGCGCCCGGTGGTGGCGCCGGAGCTGGAGTTCTTCCTGGTGCAGAAGAACACCGATCCCGATTTCCCGCTGCTGCCGCCGGCCGGTCGCTCGGGGCGGCCGGAAACGGCTCGCCAGTCCTACTCGATCGATGCGGTCAACGAATTCGACCCCATCCTCGACCTGATGTACGACTACTGTGATGCGATGAAGCTGGACGTGGATACGCTCATCCACGAGTCCGGCGCGGCGCAGCTGGAAGTCAACTTCACCCATGCCAATGCGATGGACCTGGCCGACCAGGTGTTCCTGTTCAAGCGCACCATGCGCGAATCGGCGATGCGTCACGGGGTGTATGCCACCTTCCTGGCCAAGCCGATGGAGAACGAGCCGGGCAGCGCCATGCACATTCACCAGAGCCTGCTGCGGATAAGCGATGGCCAGAACGTTTTCACCGGCGAACATGGCGGGGAAGATTTCAGCCCGTTGTTCGCGCACTACCTGGCCGGCCTGCAGAAGTATGTGCCGATGGCCATGGCGTTCTTCGCGCCGAACGTGAATTCCTACCGCCGGCTGGTGTTTGGCGAGGTCTCGCCGAGCAACGTGCACTGGGGCTTCGACAACCGCACCTGCGGCCTGCGCGTGCCCTTGGATACGCCGGAGAACATGCGTGTGGAGAGCCGCTTCGCTGGCTCTGACGCCAACCCTTACCTGGCGATGGCTGCGACCCTGGCCTGTGGCCTTCTCGGTATCCACGAGCGGCTGGCACCGGATGCCCCTGTGACCGGCAGCGCCAAGGAGCTGGGCTACAACCTGCCGCGCTCACTGGGCGAAGCGCTGGACGGGCTGGAGCAGTGCAGCGAGCTGCAGGCCCTGCTGGGCGAGCGCTTCTGCCGTGCCTACATTTCGGTCAAGCGCAAGGAATACGAGACCTTTTTCCGTGTCATCAGTTCGTGGGAGCGCGAGTTCCTGCTGCTGAACGTCTGAGCATCTGGAATAGAAAAATCCGCCGCCGGGGGGTAGGCTGGCACCCGTCGCCGGCCCCGCCGGCCCCCCTTCCCGCATTCTGGAGCACCCGATGAAGCTGCGTATCCTCACGCTCGGCCTGGCCTCCGCCATGCTTGCCGCCTGCAGCGGTGGCAATGGTGGCGCGCAGGACAGCCAGGTCCTGAACGTCTACAACTACAGCGACTACATCGCCGAGGACACCATTCCGACCTTCGAGAAGGAGAGCGGGATCAAGGTGACCTACGATGTGTTCGACAGCGATGAGATGGTCGAGACCAAGCTGCTGGCCGGCAACAGCGGCTACGACGTGGTGGTGCCGACCCTGAACTTCTTCGGTCGCCAGATCCAGGCCGGCGTGTTCCTGCCGCTGGACAAGAGCAAGATCCCGAACCTGGCCAACCTCGATCCGGCGGTGATGAAGCGCATCGCCACCCAGGATCCGGGCAACCAGTACGGCGTGCCGTACATGATCGGTACCACCGGCATCGGCTACAACGTGGAGATGCTGAAGCAGCGCTTCGGCGGCAGCACCGACATCGCCAACAGCTGGGACCTGGTGTTCAAGCCGGAGAACATCAGCAAGATGAAGGACTGCGGCGTGACCATCCTGGACACGCCGGCGGACATGATCCCGATCGCGCTGCATTACCTGGGCCTGGACCCGCACAGCGGTGACCCGGCCGAGCTGCAGAAGGCGGCCGACCTGCTGAAGTCGATTCGCCCCTACGTGCAGAATTTCCACTCCTCGCAGTACGTGGGGTCGCTGGCCAATGGCGGCACCTGCCTGGTGGTCGGCTGGTCGGGTGACATCATCCAGGCCCGCGACCGCGCCGAGGAGGCCAGCAACGGCGTGCACGTGGCCTATTCGATCCCGAAGGAAGGCGCCCCGCAGTGGTTCGACATGCTGGCGATCCCGAAGGATGCCAAGCATCCGGAAGCCGCATACGCCTTCATCAACTACCTGCTGCAGCCGAAGGTTGCCGCGGCCAACACCAACTTCATCCACTACGCCAACCCGGTGCCGACCGCGACCCCGCTGGTGGATGAGGCGATCCGTACCGACCCGACCATCTACCCGCCGGCCGACGTGGCCGAGAAGATGTTCACCTATTCGATCAACACGCCGGAAACCGACAAGCTCTACACCCGGCTGTGGACCGAAGTGAAGACTGGCAGGTAAACGGTCCTGCCCGCTGGAAGACAGCGGTAGCGCCGGGCCATGCCCGGCGGATGGCCTCAGCCCTTCCCGGAGGCGGCACCGCCGCCCCGGCGAAGGTGCCGCAGGATCGCCGGCAACAGGTCACGTGCATCGCGACCGCCGTTGCACAGGAACGACGAACTCATCCGCTGCAGGTTGTGCATGCCGATGAAGAACAGCCCCGGATGCGGTGAAACGCCGAACTCGCCGAGCGGATAGCCATGTGCGTCCAGCACGCCCTGCACGTCGAGCCACGGCCATTCGGCGACGAAGCCGGTGGCCAGCACCACCGAACGGATGCCTTCCGTCCGCAGATCCAGTTCACGCGGGGCGGCGTCCGGCTCCCAATGCAGATAGACCTCGTCGGGAATGTAGCGGGCATCGTCGGTGCGCGGTTCGGGCCGCGTGGCGTAGTACGCGCTGGCCAGCGAATCGAGATAGGCATATTCGGTCCGTGTCGCCTCGATCGCGGTGCGCAGCTGCGGGCGCACATCGGCGAAGCGGGCGACGTTTCCATCGAAGCCCTGCAACCGACCCAGCAGCCTGATGCCTGCGCGGTGCATCGCCAGCAGGCTGATCGAGCTGCCCAGGCCGGCACGCCCCTTGCCGGAAATCAGCGGGAATTCGGCGGTACGGGCCTTGCGCAGCGCATCCGGTTCTCCGGCCAGGACGGCGGCCGCTTCACTCACATGCTGGTGGATACGCCCGGCCATGTCCCACCAGGTCATCGAGTCCTTGCCGCGCAGCCGGCGGGTATGCGAATGCCGCTGGGCCAGTGACCAGTGCACGCTGCGACCGCTGTCGCGCAGGTCCTGGGCGATCTGCGCGCCGGACTGGCCGCCACCGATGACCAGCACGCCGCCGTCGGGCAGCGGGCGGGGGCTGCGGTAGTCGCCGGAGTGCAGCACCGTCAGACCCCGCGCGGGCGCGAACGGGACCCGGGGCATCCGCGCGCGCCGGTACTCGCCGGTGGCGACCACAACCGCCCCAGCGCGGATCAATCCGTGGCTGGTTTCGATGGCATAGCCGCCCGATTCGGGCGTGACCCGCTGAACCGCACAACCTTCGCTGATCGGCAACGAACGTTCGTCGGCATAGTCGCGCAGCCGCCGGATCACCTCGGGGGCCCCCATGAAACCTTCCGGGTCGTCGCCCGCATAGGCATGGCCGTGCAGGGCCATCGTCGCGTTGGCGGTGTTGGTCTGGAATGAATCCCAGCGCCGCTGCCAGCTGGCGCCCACGGTTTCGGCCTCCAGCACACGATGCTCGACGCCCGCTTCCTGCAGGAGCGCGCTGAGGGACAGCCCGGCCTGGCCGGCGCCGATGATGACCAGCGGCAGCGTTGCAGGCAGGGAGCCCGGCAGGCGGGGCGGGAAAGGGGAGGGGCGGTCCGGGGAAATCACCAGGGTGGGTCCATGCAAGTGCTTGATCCGGGCCATTGCGCGGGGAATGCCCCGGGCCTTCAACAGATCCGGTTCTGAAAAACGTTGCAGATCGAGGCGTCGCCTGTGGTGTCTGGCCGTGACGACCGCAGGGTCGTCCAGGGGAGCCCGGGCCTTTGCGCGGGCAGGCCACCATGGCGGGGGAAAACCGACACTCCTAGGGCGCCCGGAGCCGGCCAGCGGCCGCTTCCGCCTGCCGCCGTCATATCCCCTGGGCCCCCCGGCCGTTAGAATGGCGGCCGCTGTCCACCGCCCGCTCCCGGAGCCCCCATGCCCGTTGAAGCCCAGCCGGTAGCCACCGTCGTCGACACGACCGGTGCGCCCGGCTATCTCTCCATTCGTGACCTGCGCAAGGAATTCGACGGTTTCGTCGCCGTTGACGACGTCAATCTGGACGTGCGCAAGGGCGAGATCTTTGCCCTGCTCGGTGGCTCCGGCAGTGGCAAATCGACCCTGCTGCGCTGCCTGGGTGGCTTCGAGACGCCCACCAAGGGCAGCATCACCCTCGACGGCCAGCGCCTGGACGCGCTGCCGCCGTATCAGCGGCCGGTCAACATGATGTTCCAGTCCTATGCCCTGTTCCCGCACATGACGGTCGAGCAGAACATTGCCTTCGGCCTGAAGCAGGATGGCCTGGGTAAGGACGCGATCAGCAAGCGCGTCGGCGAGATGCTGGACCTGGTGCAGATGGGCCACCTGGGCAAGCGCAAGCCGCACCAGCTGTCCGGCGGCCAGCAGCAGCGCGTGGCGCTGGCGCGGTCGCTGGCCAAGGGGCCGAAGCTGCTGCTGCTGGACGAGCCGATGGGCGCGCTGGACAAGAAGCTGCGCTCGCAGATGCAGCTGGAACTGGTCAGCATCATCGAATCGTCGGGCGTGACCTGTGTGATGGTCACCCACGACCAGGAAGAAGCGATGACCATGGCCACCCGCATCGCAGTGATGGATGCCGGCTGGATCCAGCAGGTCGGCAAGCCGGACGAGGTCTACGAGCAGCCGGCCAACCGCTTCGTCGCGGGCTTCATCGGTTCAGTCAATTCCTTCGACGGCGTGATCGACGAGGACCTGCCCGAGTACGTGACCGTGCGGACGCCGCTGTTCCCCGCGCCGATCTACATCGCCCATGGCATCACCTGCTATGAAGGGCAACCGGTCGCGTTCGCGCTGCGCCCCGAGAAGGTGATGATCGGCAAGGACGAGCCGGAAGGGCACACCAACAAGGCGCAGGGCGTGATCGAGGACATCGCCTACTTCGGCAGCCATTCGGTCTATCACGTGCGCCTGCCCAGTGGTGCCAAGGTGCTGGCCAACTTCGCCAACTCGCAGCGCTGGGCCAGTGACGGCCTGACCTGGGGCGACGAAGTGTGGGTGCATTGGCGCGACAACGACGGCGTGGTGCTGACCTCATGAGCGTCGCCGGCCTGAAGCGCTGGCTGCCGGGGCTGCGTGCCACGGTGATCGGCATTCCGTACCTGTGGCTGCTGCTGTTCTTCGCAGTGCCGTTCCTGATCGTGCTGATGATCAGCTTCTCGCACAGCCGGGTCGGCTCGCCGCCGTACACCTGGCTGCTGCAGTACGTGGACGGCGCGTTCTCGCTCAAGCTCAACCTCGAGAACTACCTGGCCCTGTTCCGCGACTCGATCTATGCGCAGGCCTTCCTGAGTTCGATCAAGATCGCGGCCATCTCCACTTTCCTGACCCTGCTGATCGGCTACCCGATGGCCTATGCCATCGCCCGCCTGTCGCCGGCCGCGCGCAACGTGGCAATGATGCTGGTGGTGCTGCCGTCGTGGACCTCGTTCCTGATCCGCGTGTATGCGTGGAAGGCGATCCTGGACCGCAACGGCCTGCTCGACCAGTTCCTGCAGTTCACTGGCCTGCAATCGCTGATGACCAGCATGGGCCTGCCCAAGCTGCAGCTGATCGACACCCCGACCGCCGCCTACATCGGCATCGTCTACTGCTACCTGCCGTTCATGGTGCTGCCGCTGT contains:
- a CDS encoding polyamine ABC transporter substrate-binding protein, coding for MKLRILTLGLASAMLAACSGGNGGAQDSQVLNVYNYSDYIAEDTIPTFEKESGIKVTYDVFDSDEMVETKLLAGNSGYDVVVPTLNFFGRQIQAGVFLPLDKSKIPNLANLDPAVMKRIATQDPGNQYGVPYMIGTTGIGYNVEMLKQRFGGSTDIANSWDLVFKPENISKMKDCGVTILDTPADMIPIALHYLGLDPHSGDPAELQKAADLLKSIRPYVQNFHSSQYVGSLANGGTCLVVGWSGDIIQARDRAEEASNGVHVAYSIPKEGAPQWFDMLAIPKDAKHPEAAYAFINYLLQPKVAAANTNFIHYANPVPTATPLVDEAIRTDPTIYPPADVAEKMFTYSINTPETDKLYTRLWTEVKTGR
- a CDS encoding gamma-glutamyl-gamma-aminobutyrate hydrolase family protein, whose amino-acid sequence is MRRLPWVGLPTDSTVLGHHRFAVAGEKYVRALAEAAEVTPVVLPSLRPPLPAGEWLQGLDGLLLTGAVSNIEPQHYEGGRSWPGNPHDPARDANAFALLHEALALDLPVLAICRGFQEVNVALGGSLHPQVHAVPGLADHREDPQAPVEVQYGPAHAVTLAADGWLATWQGSDREQVNSVHGQGIARLAEGLQVEAWADDGLIEAARSPHHRFVLGVQWHPEWRVMQAPFYHAIFRAFGQACRQHQQNRLDSR
- a CDS encoding ABC transporter ATP-binding protein, giving the protein MPVEAQPVATVVDTTGAPGYLSIRDLRKEFDGFVAVDDVNLDVRKGEIFALLGGSGSGKSTLLRCLGGFETPTKGSITLDGQRLDALPPYQRPVNMMFQSYALFPHMTVEQNIAFGLKQDGLGKDAISKRVGEMLDLVQMGHLGKRKPHQLSGGQQQRVALARSLAKGPKLLLLDEPMGALDKKLRSQMQLELVSIIESSGVTCVMVTHDQEEAMTMATRIAVMDAGWIQQVGKPDEVYEQPANRFVAGFIGSVNSFDGVIDEDLPEYVTVRTPLFPAPIYIAHGITCYEGQPVAFALRPEKVMIGKDEPEGHTNKAQGVIEDIAYFGSHSVYHVRLPSGAKVLANFANSQRWASDGLTWGDEVWVHWRDNDGVVLTS
- a CDS encoding ABC transporter permease subunit, whose amino-acid sequence is MSVAGLKRWLPGLRATVIGIPYLWLLLFFAVPFLIVLMISFSHSRVGSPPYTWLLQYVDGAFSLKLNLENYLALFRDSIYAQAFLSSIKIAAISTFLTLLIGYPMAYAIARLSPAARNVAMMLVVLPSWTSFLIRVYAWKAILDRNGLLDQFLQFTGLQSLMTSMGLPKLQLIDTPTAAYIGIVYCYLPFMVLPLYANLVKHDHRLLEAAYDLGAKPWQAFLRITLPLSKAGIIAGCMLVMIPAIGEFVIPEMLGGSETLMVGRQLWNEFFNNRNWPGASAMAVAMILLLLVPILLFNRSQQRLLEGKQA
- a CDS encoding flavin-containing monooxygenase encodes the protein MARIKHLHGPTLVISPDRPSPFPPRLPGSLPATLPLVIIGAGQAGLSLSALLQEAGVEHRVLEAETVGASWQRRWDSFQTNTANATMALHGHAYAGDDPEGFMGAPEVIRRLRDYADERSLPISEGCAVQRVTPESGGYAIETSHGLIRAGAVVVATGEYRRARMPRVPFAPARGLTVLHSGDYRSPRPLPDGGVLVIGGGQSGAQIAQDLRDSGRSVHWSLAQRHSHTRRLRGKDSMTWWDMAGRIHQHVSEAAAVLAGEPDALRKARTAEFPLISGKGRAGLGSSISLLAMHRAGIRLLGRLQGFDGNVARFADVRPQLRTAIEATRTEYAYLDSLASAYYATRPEPRTDDARYIPDEVYLHWEPDAAPRELDLRTEGIRSVVLATGFVAEWPWLDVQGVLDAHGYPLGEFGVSPHPGLFFIGMHNLQRMSSSFLCNGGRDARDLLPAILRHLRRGGGAASGKG
- a CDS encoding glutamine synthetase family protein; translated protein: MSSRTRPRKTATPPAPQESSLLRWLKERRITEVECLVPDITGNARGKIIPADKFSHDYGTRLPEGIFATTVTGEFPDDYYDLTSPSDSDMILRPDPDTVRMVPWATDPTAQVIHDCYTKTGEPHELAPRNVLRRVLDAYTELGLRPVVAPELEFFLVQKNTDPDFPLLPPAGRSGRPETARQSYSIDAVNEFDPILDLMYDYCDAMKLDVDTLIHESGAAQLEVNFTHANAMDLADQVFLFKRTMRESAMRHGVYATFLAKPMENEPGSAMHIHQSLLRISDGQNVFTGEHGGEDFSPLFAHYLAGLQKYVPMAMAFFAPNVNSYRRLVFGEVSPSNVHWGFDNRTCGLRVPLDTPENMRVESRFAGSDANPYLAMAATLACGLLGIHERLAPDAPVTGSAKELGYNLPRSLGEALDGLEQCSELQALLGERFCRAYISVKRKEYETFFRVISSWEREFLLLNV